In Vespula pensylvanica isolate Volc-1 chromosome 21, ASM1446617v1, whole genome shotgun sequence, one genomic interval encodes:
- the LOC122636393 gene encoding early nodulin-75-like, with protein sequence MLRLLIPCLLWLASVRSHSVHMDMMDSGTMDSSLSKLKRGYVQDPCPPQYHLPAYHQPAVLVKAYEQPSYPKKEVTVHQAPPHIQYIASHQPSYTIIPKQSVTYVKPQVVNYQPVHAPSYTVHPVQSVVKPWMPSYSPPKVIYQKPMYSYAPVYQKPMYEMPKIYLKKYEVPAVQTQVVYQKPGVVYQKPAVSGYVYQKPAVSGYVYQKPAPHPISYIPPPQPKVIHIQAAPVSYVKIAQPPPMVHPPVYLPPAPVHPPPAIVKIAKPMCD encoded by the exons ATGCTGAGGTTACTG ATACCATGCCTGTTATGGCTGGCGAGCGTTCGTTCGCACAGCGTTCATATGGACATGATGGATTCCGGTACAATGGATTCTTCATTGTCCAAATTGAAAAGGGGCTACGTTCAAGACCCTTGTCCACCGCAGTACCACCTTCCCGCATATCATCAACCAGCTGTTCTCGTAAAAGCCTATGAACAGCCTAGTTATCCGAAAAAGGAAGTGACAGTTCATCAAGCACCGCCTCATATACAGTATATCGCAAGTCATCAACCGAGTTACACAATTATTCCGAAACAATCGGTTACTTACGTGAAGCCGCAGGTAGTAAATTATCAACCCGTTCATGCACCATCGTATACGGTTCATCCGGTTCAATCGGTCGTCAAACCATGGATGCCATCGTATTCACCGCCTAAAGTGATTTACCAAAAGCCGATGTATTCTTATGCCCCGGTTTATCAAAAGCCGATGTACGAGATGccgaaaatttatttgaaaaaatacgaAGTACCAGCGGTACAAACACAGGTGGTTTATCAAAAGCCAGGCGTTGTTTATCAAAAACCAGCTGTTTCAGGCTATGTATATCAAAAACCAGCTGTTTCAGGCTATGTATATCAAAAACCAGCCCCACATCCTATTTCCTACATTCCACCACCGCAACCTAAAGTTATCCACATACAGGCAGCGCCAGTCTCTTACGTGAAAATTGCTCAACCGCCTCCAATGGTACACCCACCCGTCTATCTTCCACCTGCTCCAGTTCATCCACCCCCAGCTATTGTCAAAATAGCGAAACCTATGTGCGACTGA
- the LOC122636295 gene encoding MAGE-like protein 2, with the protein MVVAVWAGYDEDHGGSTYHETSKTVEIPIYKKYAIPIPHPVPVAIPQQIKVPIPQPYQVQVPVPHPVPVEVVKHVEIPVEKPEPYVVEKKVPYVVEKPYAVTVEKHFPVPIPKPYPVHVPVYKHVFHHQSKGHGWKH; encoded by the exons ATGGTGGTTGCTGTTTGGGCCGGTTATGATGAAGACCATGGTGGTTCTACCTATCACGAAACTTCTAAAACTGTGGAAATACCGATCTATAAGAAGTACGCTATACCGATTCCACACCCAGTACCAGTTGCTATACCACAGCAGATTAAAGTACCGATACCACAACCGTATCAGGTACAGGTACCAGTGCCACATCCGGTGCCTGTGGAAGTTGTTAAACACGTTGAGATTCCTGTAGAAAAGCCTGAACCATACGTGGTTGAGAAGAAG GTACCATACGTAGTCGAGAAGCCTTATGCAGTAACAGTCGAGAAACATTTTCCAGTACCCATACCAAAACCATATCCGGTCCATGTGCCAGTTTATAAGCATGTTTTCCATCATCAAAGTAAAGGACACGGTTGGAAACATTGA
- the LOC122636394 gene encoding proline-rich protein 4-like: MNSIIIFLALTSLIGTSFAGHYEEDHGSSTYEEKSKPVEIPIYKKYAIPIPHPVPVEIPQEIKVPIPQPYKVPVEIPQPYPVEVVKHVEVPVEKPEPYVVEKHVPYVVEKPYPVYVEKKFPVPVAKPYPVHVPIYKHVFHHTSKGKGWH; this comes from the exons ATGAATTCGATT atcATCTTCTTGGCTCTGACGTCATTGATCGGCACGTCCTTCGCCGGACATTACGAAGAAGATCATGGTAGTTCGacttacgaagaaaaatctaaaCCAGTTGAAATaccgatttataaaaaatatg CTATTCCAATACCTCATCCTGTACCAGTAGAAATCCCTCAAGAAATCAAAGTACCTATACCACAACCCTATAAAGTACCGGTTGAAATTCCTCAACCTTATCCTGTCGAAGTTGTCAAGCATGTTGAAGTTCCTGTCGAAAAACCAGAACCATATGTTGTTGAAAAACAC GTCCCTTACGTCGTGGAAAAGCCGTATCCAGTTTACGTTGAGAAGAAATTTCCGGTTCCCGTGGCGAAGCCGTATCCTGTCCACGTTCCAATCTACAAGCATGTTTTCCACCACACGTCGAAGGGCAAGGGATGGcactaa